A genomic stretch from Mycobacterium paraterrae includes:
- the nrdF gene encoding class 1b ribonucleoside-diphosphate reductase subunit beta codes for MTDGMKLIDRVSAINWNRLQDEKDAEVWERLTGNFWLPEKVPVSNDIPSWGTLTPSEKQLTMRVFTGLTLLDTIQGTVGAVSLIPDALTPHEEAVYTNIAFMESVHAKSYSSIFSTLCSTVEIDEAFRWSEENPNLQRKAEIVMDYYRGDDPLKRKVASTLLESFLFYSGFYLPMYWSSRAKLTNTADLIRLIIRDEAVHGYYIGYKFQKGLANEDAARQAELKDYTYELLFELYDNEVEYTQDLYDEVGLTEDVKKFLRYNANKALMNLGYEALFPRDETDVNPAILSALSPNADENHDFFSGSGSSYVIGKAVVTEDEDWDF; via the coding sequence GTGACTGATGGAATGAAGCTGATCGACCGTGTCTCCGCGATCAACTGGAACCGTCTGCAAGACGAGAAAGACGCGGAGGTCTGGGAGCGGCTGACCGGCAACTTCTGGCTGCCAGAAAAGGTGCCGGTATCCAACGACATCCCGTCGTGGGGAACGCTGACGCCCAGCGAGAAGCAGTTGACCATGCGGGTGTTCACCGGGTTGACGCTGCTGGACACCATCCAGGGCACGGTGGGCGCCGTCAGCCTGATTCCCGATGCGCTGACCCCGCACGAGGAGGCGGTGTACACCAACATCGCGTTCATGGAGTCGGTCCACGCCAAGAGCTACAGCTCGATCTTCTCCACGCTGTGCTCGACGGTCGAGATCGACGAGGCGTTCCGCTGGTCAGAGGAGAATCCCAACCTCCAGCGCAAGGCCGAAATCGTCATGGACTACTACCGCGGCGACGACCCCCTCAAGCGCAAGGTCGCTTCGACGCTGCTGGAGAGCTTCCTGTTCTACTCCGGCTTCTATCTGCCGATGTACTGGTCGAGCCGGGCCAAGCTGACCAACACCGCCGACCTGATCCGGCTGATCATCCGCGACGAGGCCGTGCACGGTTACTACATCGGCTACAAGTTCCAGAAGGGCTTGGCCAACGAGGACGCGGCCCGGCAGGCCGAGCTCAAGGACTACACCTACGAGCTGCTGTTCGAGCTCTACGACAACGAGGTCGAATACACCCAGGATCTCTACGACGAGGTCGGGCTCACCGAGGACGTCAAGAAATTCCTGCGCTACAACGCCAACAAAGCCCTGATGAACCTCGGCTACGAGGCGCTGTTCCCGCGCGACGAGACCGACGTCAACCCGGCAATCCTGTCGGCCCTGTCGCCGAACGCCGACGAGAACCACGACTTCTTCTCCGGCTCGGGTTCGTCATACGTGATCGGCAAGGCCGTCGTCACCGAAGACGAGGACTGGGACTTCTAA
- a CDS encoding DUF3349 domain-containing protein, with amino-acid sequence MTPTSAAKFFRSVIKWLQVGYPEGVPGPDRVPLLALLRSTPLTEEEITEVVDSIDEEDLSGSRIDRDVIADFIADMTHYDASPENIARVAARLAAAGWPLSGISDQPGATAP; translated from the coding sequence ATAACACCGACTTCGGCGGCCAAGTTCTTCCGATCCGTCATCAAGTGGCTGCAGGTCGGCTATCCGGAAGGTGTCCCCGGGCCCGACCGTGTCCCCTTGCTGGCACTGCTGCGCAGCACGCCGCTGACCGAAGAAGAAATCACCGAGGTCGTGGACTCGATCGACGAGGAAGACTTGTCGGGAAGCCGTATCGACCGTGACGTGATCGCGGACTTCATCGCCGACATGACGCACTACGACGCGAGTCCGGAGAACATCGCCCGAGTCGCCGCTCGGCTGGCCGCCGCCGGGTGGCCGCTGTCTGGTATCAGCGACCAGCCCGGCGCCACGGCGCCCTGA
- a CDS encoding NAD(P)-dependent alcohol dehydrogenase: protein MSTVSAYAASDKSGHLTKTTIDRREPGPHDVAIDIKFAGICHSDIHTVKAEWGTPTYPLVPGHEIAGVVTAVGAEVTKHEVGDHVGVGCMVNSCGHCSSCTAGLEQYCKNGAIMTYNSKDEDGTITQGGYSQAVVVNENFVVRIPDSLPLDAAAPLLCAGITLFSPLRHWKAGPDTRLAIIGLGGLGHMGVKLGAAMGAEVTVLSQSLKKMEDGLRLGAKHYYATSDKDTFKKLRNGFDLILNTVSANLDLGAHLGLLDVDGTLVELGIPEHPMEVHAFSLALARRSLSGSNIGGIAETQEMLNFCAEHNTLPEIEVIEASYVNEAYERVLASDVRYRFVIDVSTI from the coding sequence ATGAGCACCGTTTCCGCGTACGCCGCCTCGGACAAGTCGGGGCACCTGACCAAGACCACGATCGACCGCCGCGAACCCGGCCCGCACGACGTTGCCATCGACATCAAGTTCGCCGGCATCTGCCACTCCGACATTCACACCGTGAAGGCCGAGTGGGGCACTCCCACCTACCCGCTTGTGCCTGGACACGAGATCGCGGGCGTCGTGACGGCCGTGGGTGCCGAGGTGACCAAACACGAGGTGGGTGACCACGTCGGCGTCGGCTGCATGGTGAACTCGTGCGGCCACTGCAGTAGCTGTACGGCCGGACTGGAGCAGTACTGCAAAAACGGCGCGATCATGACCTACAACTCCAAAGACGAAGACGGCACCATCACCCAAGGCGGGTACAGCCAAGCCGTCGTCGTGAACGAGAACTTCGTGGTGCGGATTCCTGACTCGCTGCCCCTGGACGCCGCGGCGCCGCTGTTGTGCGCCGGGATCACCCTGTTCTCGCCGTTGCGGCACTGGAAGGCCGGACCCGACACCCGGCTCGCGATCATCGGGCTGGGCGGCCTGGGGCACATGGGCGTCAAACTCGGCGCCGCGATGGGCGCCGAGGTGACGGTGTTGTCGCAGTCGTTGAAGAAGATGGAAGACGGCCTGCGCCTGGGCGCCAAGCACTACTACGCGACTTCCGACAAGGACACCTTCAAGAAGTTGCGCAACGGCTTCGACCTGATCCTGAACACCGTCTCGGCCAACCTGGACCTCGGCGCTCACTTGGGCCTGCTCGACGTGGACGGCACGCTGGTGGAACTGGGCATCCCGGAGCACCCGATGGAGGTGCACGCTTTCTCGCTGGCGCTCGCCCGCCGCAGCCTGTCCGGCTCGAACATCGGTGGCATCGCCGAGACCCAGGAGATGCTCAACTTCTGCGCTGAGCACAACACGCTGCCCGAGATCGAGGTTATCGAGGCGAGCTACGTCAACGAAGCTTACGAGCGGGTCCTGGCCAGCGACGTGCGGTACCGCTTCGTGATCGACGTATCGACTATCTGA